One Bosea sp. 685 DNA segment encodes these proteins:
- a CDS encoding flavin reductase family protein, with product MAVITQLPKAIRPVHDDAASFRAAFRHLAGGVSVITTGRGEDRTGLTATSVSSLSAEPPTIFFGLNLGSSSYPVLQRHRSFGVNFLSATQKQVADRFAGRGGEKGAARYADAEWTSGVSGAPLLLGALANLDCEVEEIIERHSHAIIIGRVREVRLGRDDAALVYWRGDYERLGWMIEEATTALGLRAY from the coding sequence ATGGCCGTCATCACCCAGCTGCCCAAGGCGATCCGCCCGGTCCACGACGACGCAGCCAGCTTCCGCGCCGCCTTCCGCCATCTCGCCGGCGGCGTCAGCGTGATCACGACAGGGCGCGGCGAAGATCGCACAGGCCTGACCGCGACCTCGGTCTCCTCGCTCTCGGCGGAGCCGCCGACCATCTTCTTCGGCCTCAATCTGGGCTCGTCGAGCTATCCCGTGCTCCAGCGCCATCGCAGCTTCGGGGTGAATTTCCTGAGCGCGACCCAGAAGCAAGTCGCCGACCGCTTCGCCGGCCGGGGCGGCGAGAAGGGCGCCGCGCGCTATGCCGATGCGGAATGGACGAGCGGGGTATCCGGCGCGCCACTCCTGCTCGGCGCCCTGGCCAACCTCGATTGCGAGGTCGAGGAGATCATCGAGCGCCACTCCCATGCCATCATCATCGGCCGGGTCCGGGAGGTCAGGCTCGGCCGCGACGACGCCGCCCTGGTCTACTGGCGCGGCGACTATGAACGGCTCGGCTGGATGATCGAGGAAGCGACCACGGCACTAGGTCTGCGCGCCTATTAG
- a CDS encoding ATP-binding cassette domain-containing protein, producing MTTATLAPGARLFEALFEDQSAKARAARGQPIAIRGLKKRFGELEVLRGIDLDVPAGQFLAIVGRSGCGKSTLLRILAGLDTPSEGTLSLSQAGTAAATPRIMFQEPRLLPWARVLSNVEVGLGAERKLPEAEERAFQTLRAVGLEAKAQQWPALLSGGQRQRVALARALVSRPRVLALDEPLGALDALTRIEMQGLLERVWLAQGFTAILVTHDVSEALTLADRVVMIDEGRITLDIAVDLPRPRRRGSVDLALLEERILKDLIREDANPPEYAI from the coding sequence ATGACGACAGCGACATTGGCGCCCGGCGCCCGGCTTTTCGAGGCCCTGTTCGAGGACCAGTCGGCGAAGGCCCGGGCCGCGCGCGGCCAGCCGATCGCGATACGGGGCCTGAAGAAGCGCTTCGGCGAGCTCGAGGTGCTGCGCGGGATCGATCTCGACGTGCCCGCAGGGCAGTTCCTCGCCATCGTCGGGCGCAGCGGCTGCGGCAAGAGCACGCTGCTGCGCATCCTCGCCGGCCTCGATACGCCAAGCGAGGGCACGCTCAGTCTCAGTCAGGCCGGCACCGCCGCCGCGACCCCGCGCATCATGTTCCAGGAGCCGCGCCTGCTGCCCTGGGCGCGCGTGCTCTCCAATGTCGAGGTCGGGCTGGGCGCCGAGCGCAAGCTGCCGGAGGCCGAGGAGCGTGCCTTCCAGACGCTGCGCGCCGTCGGGCTCGAAGCGAAGGCGCAGCAATGGCCCGCTCTGCTCTCCGGCGGCCAGCGCCAGCGCGTCGCGCTCGCCCGCGCCTTGGTCAGCCGGCCGCGCGTGCTGGCGCTGGACGAGCCGCTCGGCGCGCTCGACGCGCTGACCCGCATCGAGATGCAGGGGCTGCTGGAGCGGGTCTGGCTCGCCCAGGGCTTCACCGCGATCCTGGTGACGCATGACGTCTCGGAGGCGCTGACGCTCGCCGACCGCGTCGTGATGATCGACGAGGGCCGCATCACGCTCGACATCGCGGTCGATCTGCCGCGCCCGCGCCGGCGTGGCTCGGTCGACCTCGCCTTGCTCGAAGAGCGCATCCTCAAGGATCTGATCCGCGAGGACGCCAACCCGCCCGAATACGCGATCTGA